In Microbacterium laevaniformans, a single window of DNA contains:
- a CDS encoding HAD family hydrolase gives MSSALPAAVLWDMDGTLVDTEPYWMEAETALVKSFGGTWTHEQALTLVGQGLETSGAILQEAGVRMPVAGIIDHLTGEVTRLLAERGSPLRPGAHELLAALRGAGIRCALVTMSMRRMAEQVVAPFPELFEIIVAGDDVARPKPFPDAYLQACRALGVDPVDAIAIEDSPTGVRAAVAAGVTTIGVPLMVSLVGTGAHALWPTLAGRTPDDIAAVHAAHRTHRTGEHV, from the coding sequence ATGAGTTCCGCCCTTCCCGCCGCCGTTCTCTGGGACATGGACGGCACCCTCGTGGACACCGAGCCCTATTGGATGGAAGCAGAGACGGCTCTCGTCAAGAGCTTCGGCGGCACTTGGACGCACGAACAGGCGTTGACGCTCGTCGGACAGGGACTCGAGACCTCTGGCGCGATTCTGCAGGAGGCGGGCGTGCGAATGCCGGTCGCCGGCATCATCGATCACCTCACCGGCGAGGTGACGCGCCTGCTGGCCGAGCGGGGGAGCCCGCTGCGCCCCGGAGCCCACGAGCTGCTCGCGGCGCTGCGCGGCGCCGGCATTCGCTGTGCGCTGGTGACGATGTCGATGCGGCGGATGGCCGAACAGGTCGTGGCGCCCTTTCCCGAGCTGTTCGAGATCATCGTCGCGGGCGATGACGTCGCGCGGCCCAAGCCGTTCCCGGACGCGTATCTGCAGGCGTGCCGTGCCCTCGGCGTCGATCCCGTCGATGCGATCGCGATCGAGGACTCACCGACAGGCGTGCGGGCCGCCGTCGCCGCCGGGGTCACGACGATCGGCGTGCCGCTGATGGTCTCGCTCGTCGGCACGGGCGCCCACGCCCTGTGGCCGACGCTCGCGGGGCGCACACCCGACGACATCGCCGCGGTCCACGCGGCGCACCGCACCCACCGCACAGGAGAGCACGTATGA
- a CDS encoding tRNA (adenine-N1)-methyltransferase, which translates to MTTPTSLVDLRPSGPFRLGDRVQLTGPKGRLHTVTLREGGELHTHHGVLKHEQLLGEPDGSVVTNSGGHEYLALRPLLRDFVMSMPRGAAIVYPKDAAQILASADIFPGATVVEAGVGSGALSMWLLRTIGPAGRLVSFERRDEFAEVARANVETFFGHTPDSWDVVVGDLVEELPAAVRPASVDRVVLDMLAPWECIDAVADALTPGGVVLCYIATATQLSRVAEYIRATGLFTEPEATETMVRGWHVEGLAVRPDHRMIAHTGFLITARRLAPGAMPPDVRKRALKKPSYADEDVELWTPGAVGDRQITDKNLRKRVREAQRAADGARQASADIVAAGGGAADDVD; encoded by the coding sequence ATGACCACGCCGACTTCCCTCGTGGACCTCCGTCCGAGCGGCCCGTTCCGCCTCGGAGATCGCGTGCAGCTGACCGGTCCCAAGGGGCGCCTGCACACCGTCACCCTCCGGGAGGGTGGCGAGCTGCACACGCACCACGGGGTGCTCAAGCACGAACAGCTCCTCGGCGAGCCCGACGGCTCGGTGGTCACCAACTCCGGCGGCCACGAGTACCTGGCCTTGCGGCCGCTGCTGCGCGATTTCGTCATGTCGATGCCGCGTGGCGCGGCCATCGTGTACCCGAAGGATGCCGCACAGATCCTGGCCTCGGCCGACATCTTCCCCGGCGCGACGGTCGTCGAAGCGGGTGTCGGATCTGGTGCGCTGTCGATGTGGTTGCTGCGCACGATCGGTCCGGCCGGGCGGCTGGTCTCCTTCGAGCGGCGCGACGAGTTCGCGGAAGTGGCCCGGGCCAACGTCGAGACCTTCTTCGGGCACACACCCGACAGCTGGGACGTGGTCGTGGGAGACCTCGTCGAGGAGCTTCCCGCCGCGGTGCGCCCGGCATCCGTGGACCGCGTCGTTCTGGACATGCTCGCTCCGTGGGAGTGCATCGACGCGGTCGCTGACGCTCTCACGCCCGGCGGCGTCGTTCTCTGCTACATCGCCACAGCAACTCAGCTCAGCCGTGTCGCGGAGTACATCCGCGCCACCGGTCTGTTCACGGAGCCCGAAGCGACCGAGACGATGGTGCGTGGATGGCACGTCGAGGGACTCGCGGTGCGACCGGATCACCGGATGATCGCCCACACGGGGTTCCTCATCACGGCGCGCCGCCTTGCACCGGGCGCGATGCCCCCCGACGTGCGCAAGCGCGCGCTGAAGAAGCCGAGCTATGCCGACGAGGACGTCGAACTCTGGACGCCCGGGGCCGTCGGCGATCGCCAGATCACGGACAAGAATCTCCGCAAGCGCGTGCGCGAGGCTCAGCGCGCGGCCGACGGCGCTCGGCAGGCGTCGGCCGACATCGTCGCGGCCGGGGGCGGCGCAGCGGACGACGTAGACTGA
- a CDS encoding M20/M25/M40 family metallo-hydrolase, whose product MSDSELPEVACVARDLIRFDTTNFGEGRSRGEREAAEYIGAYLEGLGLRPEYYEPIPRRTNLTVRVPGRDRDKPALVLHGHLDVVPAVAEDWSVDPFGGVVKDGMLWGRGAVDMKDMDAMILTSVADLLRAGEQPARDLIVTFFADEENGGVEGSQLVVRDRPEWFAGATEAISEVGGYSIPVGDRRAYLLQVGEKALVWLRLRAHGAAGHGSRFHPDNAVTRLAEAVAALGRSSWPLELTTTTRQTVDGLAALCGVDPADPDAVADATGPASGFLRSTFRTTANPTGLVAGYKHNVIPDAAVATIDVRTLPGHEERVLAEIQRIVGEDIVVEVSHRDIGLEVPFAGPLVDAMVGALERHDPGVPVLPYLMGGGTDNKALAELGIAGYGFAPLRLPLDLDFTGMFHGVDERVPIDALVFGQRVLTDLIRTY is encoded by the coding sequence ATGTCCGACTCCGAACTGCCCGAGGTCGCCTGCGTCGCGCGCGATCTCATCCGCTTCGACACGACGAACTTCGGCGAGGGGCGCTCGCGGGGAGAACGGGAGGCCGCGGAGTACATCGGTGCCTACCTCGAAGGCCTCGGACTGCGCCCCGAGTACTACGAGCCCATCCCGCGGCGCACGAACCTCACCGTCCGCGTGCCGGGCCGTGACCGCGACAAGCCCGCCCTGGTGCTGCACGGACACCTCGACGTCGTCCCGGCCGTCGCCGAGGACTGGAGCGTCGATCCGTTCGGCGGCGTCGTGAAGGACGGGATGCTGTGGGGACGTGGCGCCGTCGACATGAAGGACATGGACGCGATGATCCTCACCTCCGTCGCCGACCTGCTGCGCGCGGGGGAGCAGCCTGCTCGAGACCTGATCGTCACGTTCTTCGCCGACGAGGAGAACGGCGGCGTCGAGGGCTCGCAGCTGGTCGTGCGCGATCGGCCGGAGTGGTTCGCCGGTGCCACGGAGGCGATCAGCGAGGTCGGCGGCTACTCGATCCCGGTGGGCGACCGTCGGGCCTACCTGCTGCAGGTGGGGGAGAAGGCCCTGGTCTGGCTGCGTCTGCGCGCGCACGGTGCCGCGGGGCACGGCAGCCGATTCCACCCGGACAACGCCGTCACCCGTCTGGCCGAGGCGGTCGCCGCCCTCGGACGTTCCTCGTGGCCGCTGGAGTTGACCACCACGACGCGCCAGACCGTCGACGGGCTGGCGGCCCTCTGCGGCGTCGACCCGGCCGACCCCGACGCCGTCGCGGACGCGACGGGACCGGCATCCGGTTTTCTGCGCTCCACGTTCCGGACGACGGCCAACCCGACGGGCCTGGTCGCGGGGTACAAGCACAACGTGATCCCGGATGCCGCGGTCGCCACGATCGACGTGCGCACCCTTCCGGGGCATGAAGAGCGCGTGCTGGCCGAGATCCAGCGAATCGTGGGCGAGGACATCGTGGTCGAGGTGTCGCATCGCGACATCGGGCTGGAGGTGCCGTTCGCGGGACCGCTCGTGGACGCGATGGTCGGGGCCCTGGAACGCCACGATCCGGGCGTGCCCGTTCTGCCGTATCTCATGGGCGGCGGCACCGACAACAAGGCGCTCGCCGAGCTCGGGATCGCCGGATACGGTTTCGCTCCGCTGCGGCTTCCCCTGGATCTCGATTTCACCGGTATGTTCCACGGTGTGGACGAACGCGTCCCCATCGACGCGTTGGTCTTCGGGCAGCGCGTGCTCACCGATCTGATCCGCACGTACTGA
- a CDS encoding helix-turn-helix transcriptional regulator, whose protein sequence is MPTETSRSAPEERLVNLVVALMATEQGLTKDTILSSVAGYREQGSAGASKDALEKMFERDKENLRSLGIPVETIGDYADPDDLREARYRIPTAEYELPADIEFTPAELAVLNLAGGVWSESSMSADARSGLRKIRALGIDVDAPIIGYSPRVNLREPAFAPMQRAIEQGRVVEFSYLKAGEESARVRRVQPYALIEYEARWHVYGFDLIQGDVRTFLLSRIVSDVAITRTSFDLALREGAGERALTGLAELAARQQALLEIAPGTEAALRLTRRATPADQGIRVPYVDVHIFADELASYGPEVRVVEPGELRDQVIARLERTLRVHGTGAGERS, encoded by the coding sequence GTGCCCACCGAGACCAGCCGCAGCGCGCCCGAGGAGCGCCTCGTCAACCTGGTGGTCGCACTCATGGCGACGGAGCAGGGGCTGACGAAGGACACGATCCTCTCGTCGGTGGCCGGCTACCGCGAGCAGGGTTCCGCGGGGGCTTCCAAAGACGCGCTGGAGAAGATGTTCGAGCGCGACAAGGAGAATCTCCGCTCGCTCGGCATCCCCGTGGAGACCATCGGCGACTACGCCGACCCCGACGATCTCCGTGAGGCGCGGTACCGCATCCCCACCGCAGAATACGAGCTTCCCGCCGACATCGAGTTCACGCCGGCCGAGCTCGCCGTGCTGAACCTCGCCGGCGGCGTGTGGAGCGAGAGCTCGATGTCGGCCGATGCGCGCAGCGGCCTGCGCAAGATCCGGGCGTTGGGCATCGACGTCGACGCGCCCATCATCGGCTACTCGCCGCGCGTGAACCTGCGCGAGCCCGCCTTCGCGCCGATGCAGCGCGCGATCGAACAGGGCCGCGTCGTCGAGTTCTCCTATCTGAAGGCGGGAGAGGAGAGTGCGCGCGTGCGTCGCGTGCAGCCCTACGCGTTGATCGAGTACGAGGCGCGGTGGCACGTCTACGGGTTCGATCTGATTCAGGGTGACGTGCGCACGTTCCTGCTGTCGCGGATCGTGTCGGATGTCGCGATCACGCGGACGTCGTTCGATCTCGCCCTGCGCGAGGGCGCCGGCGAGCGTGCGCTGACCGGACTGGCGGAGCTCGCCGCCCGTCAGCAGGCGCTGCTGGAGATCGCCCCGGGCACCGAGGCCGCTCTGCGACTCACGCGCCGGGCGACGCCCGCCGACCAGGGAATCCGCGTGCCCTACGTCGACGTCCACATCTTCGCCGACGAGCTGGCCTCGTACGGCCCGGAGGTGCGCGTGGTCGAACCGGGAGAACTGCGCGACCAGGTGATCGCGCGTTTGGAGCGCACGCTACGTGTGCACGGCACCGGCGCGGGGGAGCGATCATGA
- a CDS encoding helix-turn-helix transcriptional regulator, protein MSARRKPLLATDRAALILQLVPYLIGKGEVSLTEAAEEFDVTVEQMRTMVEKLTVIGLPGDGGFWQMANDLFDIDWDLLDQQDLIVITNTVGLERTPRLTAPEAAALLAGLRVAASLPGVGDSGVIQGLLAKLARGASGVPADVIVASGEVDDVRLTVDRALRDGVAVAFTYQAPDAAPTTRTVDPVKVHLAGGQWYLQGWCHLRQAMRTFHLDRVSDVRLTDIVSTHGDDSVPGLFEGAARDVEVVVRYRASAAPLLADYVVIDDPADAGAAVRSARVRVGDARSLKRVAAKLGGDLEIVGPDAARHAAAAWAEAGLAQYA, encoded by the coding sequence ATGAGTGCGCGGCGTAAGCCTCTTCTCGCCACCGATCGCGCTGCCCTGATCCTCCAGCTGGTGCCCTACCTGATCGGGAAGGGCGAGGTTTCGCTCACCGAGGCGGCAGAGGAGTTCGACGTCACGGTCGAGCAGATGCGGACCATGGTGGAGAAGCTGACCGTCATCGGGCTACCCGGCGACGGCGGCTTCTGGCAGATGGCGAACGATCTGTTCGACATCGATTGGGATCTTCTCGATCAGCAGGATCTCATCGTCATCACCAACACCGTCGGGCTCGAGCGCACCCCGCGCCTGACGGCACCGGAGGCGGCGGCCCTGCTCGCCGGACTCCGCGTCGCGGCATCGCTGCCCGGCGTCGGCGACAGCGGCGTGATCCAGGGGCTGCTCGCCAAGCTCGCGCGTGGCGCTTCGGGCGTGCCGGCCGATGTCATCGTCGCGTCCGGCGAGGTCGACGACGTCCGTCTGACGGTCGATCGCGCGCTGCGCGACGGCGTCGCCGTGGCCTTCACCTACCAAGCTCCGGATGCCGCGCCCACCACCCGCACGGTCGACCCGGTCAAGGTCCACCTCGCGGGCGGTCAGTGGTACCTGCAGGGGTGGTGCCACCTGCGTCAGGCGATGCGCACCTTCCACCTCGACCGCGTTTCCGACGTGCGTCTCACCGACATCGTGAGCACCCACGGTGACGACAGCGTTCCGGGACTGTTCGAGGGCGCCGCCCGCGACGTTGAAGTCGTCGTCCGCTATCGGGCATCGGCTGCGCCCCTGCTGGCCGACTACGTCGTGATCGACGACCCGGCCGATGCCGGCGCCGCGGTGCGCTCGGCACGGGTGCGCGTGGGGGATGCCCGCAGCCTGAAGCGTGTCGCGGCGAAGCTCGGCGGAGATCTGGAGATCGTCGGACCGGATGCCGCGCGTCACGCAGCCGCGGCGTGGGCCGAGGCGGGGCTCGCCCAGTACGCCTGA
- a CDS encoding heavy metal translocating P-type ATPase, which translates to MGWLIVGVAVLLTALLGWFFFGPRQAGKVELQDGVQVVRVTVDGGYSPDLIEGVRPGVPVRMLFDRREGGECTSRVVIPGFKVNAALPAFQTTAVEFVPAAAGEYRFACGMNMVSGTIRVQGEPPVASAGDTAPATVELSAAITPTDTDVEDAERAAEIKDLTRRMLVGGVLTAPVLFAVMAAEIFHATWVPEFLMNPWVQLTLIAPVMLYAGWPIHRVGWKALVHRSAEMNSLITLGTTAAFGYSLIVTAAPQLLPEELRQVYFEAVGVIITLILLGRLLEAKAKAGTGEAIRKLIGLQPRTARVVRDGAESEVPVEEVVVGDIVEIRPGEKLPVDGEVVGGASTVDESMVTGESIPVSKRVGDTVIGATINTTGSLRYTATRVGADTMLAQIIKLVREAQGSKAPIQRLADTVSSWFVPVVIVIAIWTAVAWLLVGPPPAFIFALVAAVSVLIIACPCALGLATPLSITVSTGKAAAHGILIRSAEALETAHKLDAIIFDKTGTVTRGIPALTDVLPVDGVAEDRLLALVAAVEKASEHPLAAAIVTDAGDRGLGLAEVVDFASVTGQGVRGSVDGQLVLVGNRRLLEAAGVDTRPLELAHDTLADQGKTPMLVAIDGRAAGVIGVADTVKESSAAAIAALHVRGIEVIMMTGDNRATAAAIAAQVGIRRVVAEVLPEHKADAVRRLQAEGKIVGMVGDGINDAPALAQADVGSAIGTGTDVAIESSDITLISGDLSGVVTAVDLSRATMRNIRQNLMFAFVYNIIGIPVAAGVLYPAFGILLSPIIAAAAMALSSLSVVGNANRLRRFAPEPIPAPDPVSIATIPVVEVGGSPVATTPINHHREEPIMGLFSKKPTVEMVIDPVCGMKIDPAKAAATRVHDGVTFYFCSLSCAETFDADPHRYGHPTAHADHH; encoded by the coding sequence ATGGGCTGGTTGATTGTCGGTGTCGCGGTTCTTCTGACCGCACTGCTGGGCTGGTTCTTCTTCGGGCCGAGGCAGGCAGGGAAAGTCGAGCTTCAGGATGGAGTGCAAGTCGTCCGCGTGACCGTGGACGGCGGATACTCTCCGGATCTCATCGAAGGCGTCCGCCCCGGAGTGCCGGTGCGGATGCTGTTCGACCGGCGTGAAGGCGGTGAGTGCACGTCGCGGGTGGTGATCCCGGGATTCAAGGTGAACGCGGCCCTGCCCGCATTCCAGACGACCGCTGTCGAATTCGTGCCGGCCGCCGCCGGCGAGTATCGGTTCGCGTGCGGCATGAACATGGTGTCCGGCACGATCCGCGTGCAAGGGGAGCCGCCGGTTGCCTCGGCTGGCGACACCGCGCCCGCGACTGTCGAGCTTTCGGCCGCAATCACGCCGACCGACACCGATGTCGAGGACGCCGAGCGTGCCGCGGAGATCAAGGATCTGACCAGGCGGATGCTGGTCGGCGGGGTCTTGACCGCGCCGGTGCTGTTCGCGGTGATGGCCGCCGAGATCTTCCATGCCACCTGGGTGCCGGAGTTCCTGATGAACCCGTGGGTGCAGTTGACTCTCATCGCCCCGGTGATGCTGTACGCGGGCTGGCCGATCCACCGTGTCGGCTGGAAAGCGCTCGTGCATCGCAGCGCCGAGATGAACTCGCTGATCACGCTCGGAACCACCGCGGCCTTCGGCTACAGCCTCATCGTCACCGCGGCGCCCCAGCTGCTGCCGGAGGAGCTACGACAGGTCTACTTCGAAGCGGTCGGGGTGATCATCACCCTGATCCTGCTCGGGCGGCTCCTCGAGGCGAAGGCGAAGGCCGGAACAGGCGAGGCGATCCGCAAGCTGATCGGCCTGCAGCCGCGCACCGCCCGTGTCGTTCGCGATGGTGCCGAGTCCGAGGTGCCGGTCGAGGAGGTCGTCGTCGGCGACATCGTGGAGATCCGTCCCGGCGAGAAGCTGCCCGTCGATGGTGAAGTCGTCGGCGGGGCGTCCACCGTGGACGAATCGATGGTCACCGGCGAGTCGATCCCGGTCAGCAAACGGGTGGGCGACACCGTCATCGGCGCCACGATCAACACCACGGGCTCGCTTCGATACACCGCGACGCGTGTCGGCGCCGACACAATGCTCGCCCAGATCATCAAGCTCGTCCGCGAAGCCCAGGGCTCGAAAGCTCCGATCCAGCGACTCGCTGACACGGTGTCCAGCTGGTTCGTTCCCGTGGTGATCGTGATCGCGATCTGGACTGCGGTCGCGTGGCTGCTGGTGGGCCCGCCGCCGGCGTTCATCTTCGCCCTCGTCGCCGCGGTGTCCGTGCTGATCATCGCGTGCCCGTGCGCGCTGGGGCTTGCGACCCCGCTGTCTATCACCGTGAGCACCGGCAAAGCAGCCGCGCACGGCATCCTGATCCGCTCGGCTGAGGCACTGGAGACCGCACACAAGCTCGACGCGATCATCTTCGACAAGACCGGCACCGTGACCCGCGGCATCCCCGCACTCACGGACGTGCTCCCGGTCGACGGAGTCGCAGAAGACCGCCTGCTCGCCCTCGTCGCAGCCGTCGAGAAGGCGTCCGAACACCCTCTCGCGGCCGCCATCGTCACCGACGCCGGCGACCGCGGGCTGGGCCTCGCCGAGGTCGTCGACTTCGCCTCGGTCACTGGCCAGGGCGTGCGCGGCAGCGTGGACGGACAGCTCGTGCTGGTCGGGAACCGCCGACTCCTCGAAGCTGCCGGCGTCGACACCCGCCCGCTCGAACTGGCTCACGACACACTCGCCGATCAAGGCAAGACGCCCATGCTCGTCGCGATCGACGGACGCGCTGCCGGAGTGATCGGCGTCGCCGACACCGTGAAAGAGAGCTCCGCCGCCGCGATCGCCGCCCTCCACGTGCGCGGCATCGAAGTCATCATGATGACCGGCGACAACCGCGCCACCGCGGCAGCGATCGCCGCCCAGGTCGGCATCCGCCGGGTCGTTGCAGAAGTCCTGCCCGAGCACAAAGCCGACGCGGTCCGCCGCCTGCAGGCGGAAGGCAAGATCGTCGGCATGGTCGGCGACGGCATCAACGACGCCCCCGCACTGGCTCAGGCCGACGTGGGGTCGGCGATCGGGACAGGCACCGACGTGGCGATCGAATCCTCCGACATCACGCTGATCTCGGGCGACCTGTCCGGAGTTGTCACCGCGGTCGACCTGTCACGGGCGACCATGCGCAACATCCGTCAGAACCTCATGTTCGCGTTCGTCTACAACATCATCGGCATCCCCGTTGCCGCGGGCGTGCTCTACCCGGCATTCGGGATCCTGCTCAGCCCGATCATCGCTGCCGCCGCGATGGCACTGTCGTCACTTTCGGTCGTGGGCAATGCGAACCGACTGCGCCGATTCGCACCCGAGCCCATCCCCGCACCTGACCCCGTCAGCATCGCCACGATCCCGGTCGTTGAAGTCGGAGGCAGCCCGGTTGCCACAACCCCCATCAATCACCACCGAGAGGAACCCATCATGGGACTGTTCAGCAAGAAGCCGACTGTCGAGATGGTCATCGACCCCGTCTGCGGCATGAAGATCGATCCCGCCAAAGCCGCGGCGACCCGCGTCCACGACGGCGTCACGTTCTATTTCTGCTCGCTCAGCTGCGCGGAGACCTTCGACGCAGATCCGCACCGCTACGGCCACCCCACCGCCCACGCCGACCACCACTGA
- a CDS encoding FKBP-type peptidyl-prolyl cis-trans isomerase: MRRIPAVLAVIGLSALTLVGCASTPGSAASCDRPADSSGVLNTVSVSGAAGAPDVTLSAPVYVDHTVAVDESVGSGPRVTSDMQDVQFAITIMSGSTGQKILTSGTQVTPLSKWREQYAGFAELMTCATEGSRILGAVPASALSAPAAQGWGLTGADSIVVAIDLQKVYLAAADGTPQYNDRRGMPSVVLAPNGTPGIIIPDTAPPSELAVEVLKKGDGPAVGDGDQIRINYTGVTWADRKVFDSTWDKGASTAVTLDAVVPGFAQALKGQTVGSQILVVIPPSLGYGDKATSSIPAGSTLVFVIDVLGVDTPAAP; this comes from the coding sequence GTGCGCCGGATCCCTGCTGTCCTCGCCGTCATCGGCCTGTCTGCTCTGACCCTCGTCGGATGCGCGTCGACGCCCGGATCGGCGGCGTCCTGCGACCGCCCGGCCGACAGTTCGGGCGTGCTGAACACGGTGAGCGTCTCCGGCGCCGCCGGCGCCCCGGACGTGACCTTGAGCGCTCCGGTCTACGTCGATCACACCGTCGCCGTCGACGAGAGCGTGGGCTCCGGACCGCGGGTCACATCCGATATGCAGGATGTGCAGTTCGCCATCACGATCATGAGCGGGTCGACCGGTCAGAAGATCCTGACGTCGGGCACGCAGGTCACTCCGCTGTCGAAGTGGCGCGAGCAGTACGCCGGGTTCGCCGAGCTGATGACCTGTGCGACCGAGGGCTCCCGCATCCTCGGCGCCGTCCCGGCCAGCGCGCTGTCGGCCCCGGCCGCTCAGGGGTGGGGTCTCACCGGCGCCGACTCGATCGTCGTCGCGATCGACCTGCAGAAGGTCTACCTGGCCGCTGCGGACGGCACGCCCCAGTACAACGATCGCCGGGGGATGCCCTCGGTGGTGCTGGCTCCGAACGGCACACCGGGGATCATCATCCCCGACACCGCGCCGCCGTCCGAGCTGGCCGTAGAGGTTCTCAAGAAGGGCGACGGCCCCGCGGTCGGCGACGGCGATCAGATCCGGATCAACTACACCGGCGTCACGTGGGCCGACCGCAAGGTCTTCGACTCGACATGGGACAAGGGGGCCTCCACCGCGGTCACGCTCGACGCCGTCGTCCCGGGCTTCGCACAGGCTCTGAAGGGGCAGACCGTCGGATCTCAGATCCTCGTGGTGATCCCGCCGTCCCTCGGATACGGAGACAAGGCCACCTCGTCCATCCCGGCAGGCTCGACGCTCGTCTTCGTGATCGACGTCCTCGGCGTCGACACTCCCGCCGCTCCCTGA
- a CDS encoding undecaprenyl-diphosphate phosphatase: MHLFEAIILGLVQGLTEFLPVSSSAHLRIMGEFLPSAEDPGATFTAITQIGTELAVLVYFWGKIVRIISQWAKSLTGRVPRNDPDARMGWIVIIGTIPIGIAGYLFQDVIRDTFRNLWLVATVLIVFGLLLGAADALGRRTRTEEDLTYGHGLALGLAQMLALVPGVSRSGATTTMGLALGYTRPAAAEVAFLLAVPAVFGSGLYELVQAIKDPGDQVYNMFETGVATVVAFGVGLAVIAFLMRYLKRGSFLPFVLYRLALGILLIILLSVGVLQAF; this comes from the coding sequence ATGCATCTGTTCGAGGCGATCATCCTGGGCCTTGTCCAGGGACTCACCGAGTTTCTCCCCGTCTCCTCCAGTGCCCACCTGCGCATCATGGGCGAGTTCCTCCCGTCGGCCGAAGACCCTGGCGCGACCTTCACCGCCATCACCCAGATCGGCACCGAACTCGCGGTGCTCGTGTACTTCTGGGGCAAGATCGTGCGCATCATCTCGCAGTGGGCGAAGTCGCTGACCGGTCGCGTGCCGCGCAACGATCCCGATGCCCGCATGGGATGGATCGTCATCATCGGCACCATCCCGATCGGCATCGCCGGCTACCTCTTCCAGGACGTGATCCGCGACACGTTCCGCAATCTCTGGCTCGTGGCGACCGTTCTCATCGTCTTCGGTCTGCTCCTCGGGGCGGCCGACGCTCTCGGACGCCGTACCCGCACGGAGGAGGATCTGACGTACGGGCACGGCCTCGCTCTGGGCCTGGCCCAGATGCTCGCCCTCGTCCCGGGTGTCTCGCGCTCCGGTGCGACGACGACGATGGGCCTGGCCCTGGGCTACACCCGTCCGGCCGCGGCGGAGGTCGCGTTCCTGCTTGCGGTGCCGGCCGTGTTCGGCAGCGGACTCTACGAGCTGGTGCAGGCCATCAAAGACCCGGGCGACCAGGTGTACAACATGTTCGAGACGGGCGTCGCCACGGTCGTCGCGTTCGGGGTGGGTCTGGCCGTGATCGCGTTCCTGATGCGCTACCTCAAGCGCGGCAGCTTCCTGCCGTTCGTGCTGTATCGGCTCGCGCTCGGCATCCTGCTGATCATCCTGCTCAGCGTCGGCGTGCTGCAGGCCTTCTGA
- a CDS encoding twin-arginine translocase TatA/TatE family subunit — MLGGLTGWHLLALVVIILLLFGAAKLPALAKSVGQSARVFKGEMKAMKEDDAAAAPPAPPVTGSAAGTAASSAEPGPDAKP; from the coding sequence ATGCTCGGAGGCTTGACCGGCTGGCACCTGCTGGCCCTTGTCGTCATCATCCTGCTCCTGTTCGGAGCGGCGAAGCTCCCTGCGCTGGCCAAGAGCGTCGGTCAGTCCGCACGCGTCTTCAAGGGCGAGATGAAGGCGATGAAGGAAGACGACGCCGCCGCGGCGCCGCCCGCACCGCCGGTGACCGGAAGCGCAGCCGGGACGGCCGCCTCGAGCGCCGAGCCCGGACCCGACGCCAAGCCCTGA
- a CDS encoding PAC2 family protein, whose product MDELGNRVLIVAFDGWNDAGEAASAAAAHIKESGAYREVFAVDPELYFDYQYTRPQITLDADGSRTLTWPDATLWRPLHPADGTRLWVLSGVEPARAWQSFAAELVDAALTEGITGIVALGSMMSDVPHTRPISVFAGSDNDSLRAALSLEKPTYEGPVGILSVLTAAAETAGIPTAALWANVPHYVAGHTPSPKATLALLDRVTDLTGAVVARGELPAQALAWEASIDAAAADDEEMTEYIRQLEQTRDTWDSPEASGDAIAQEFERYLRRGGEGPGKPGPPDPRRS is encoded by the coding sequence GTGGACGAACTGGGTAACCGCGTGCTGATCGTAGCCTTCGACGGCTGGAATGACGCGGGCGAAGCCGCCTCGGCCGCCGCGGCACACATCAAGGAGTCCGGCGCGTACCGGGAGGTCTTCGCCGTCGACCCGGAGCTGTACTTCGACTACCAGTACACCCGCCCGCAGATCACGCTCGACGCCGACGGCTCGCGCACGCTGACCTGGCCGGACGCGACGCTGTGGCGGCCTCTCCATCCCGCCGACGGCACCCGCCTCTGGGTGCTGTCCGGGGTCGAGCCGGCGCGGGCCTGGCAGTCCTTCGCCGCCGAGCTGGTGGATGCCGCGCTCACGGAGGGGATCACCGGCATCGTCGCGCTGGGCTCAATGATGTCCGATGTTCCACACACCCGGCCGATCTCGGTGTTCGCCGGCAGCGACAACGACAGCCTCCGCGCCGCCCTCAGCCTGGAGAAGCCCACCTACGAGGGCCCGGTGGGCATTCTCAGCGTGCTCACGGCCGCCGCCGAGACCGCCGGCATCCCGACCGCAGCCCTGTGGGCCAATGTGCCTCATTACGTCGCCGGTCACACCCCGTCGCCCAAGGCGACGCTCGCTCTGCTGGACCGCGTCACCGATCTCACCGGGGCGGTCGTGGCGCGTGGGGAGCTGCCCGCCCAGGCGCTGGCCTGGGAGGCGTCGATCGACGCCGCCGCGGCCGACGATGAGGAGATGACGGAGTACATCCGCCAGCTGGAGCAGACACGCGACACGTGGGATTCGCCCGAGGCGTCCGGCGACGCCATCGCGCAGGAGTTCGAGCGCTATCTCCGCCGCGGCGGCGAAGGCCCGGGCAAACCCGGTCCGCCGGACCCCCGCCGCTCCTGA